A genomic region of Dactylococcopsis salina PCC 8305 contains the following coding sequences:
- a CDS encoding TIGR03643 family protein, which produces MKSNQLNFEDIERIIEMAWEDDIPFDAIEAQYGLKEQQVIELMRSRLKPSSFKMWRKRVSGRKTKHEKKNQT; this is translated from the coding sequence ATGAAATCAAATCAATTGAATTTTGAAGACATTGAACGTATTATTGAAATGGCTTGGGAAGATGATATTCCCTTTGACGCGATCGAAGCTCAATATGGTCTAAAAGAACAGCAAGTTATTGAATTAATGCGAAGCCGTTTAAAACCATCTAGCTTTAAAATGTGGCGCAAACGAGTCAGTGGTCGTAAAACCAAGCATGAGAAAAAAAATCAGACTTAA
- a CDS encoding histidine phosphatase family protein, whose amino-acid sequence MSLRLYLLRHGETTYSQTGNYCGETDPDLTTEGYQMAEAFAKAYSSLQWDAIYCSPMKRTVATAKPLCDAVGLEMQQRDGLKEIRYGAWEAKSSDWVKEHYNEDYINWLREPAWNPPTDGETAVEIATRASAVISEIRSKYAHGNILIVSHKATLRIIVCSLLGIDLGRYRDRIGFLAASLCLIKLDRHGPLIESLGDRSFMDQALRDRAGS is encoded by the coding sequence ATGAGCTTGCGATTATATTTACTACGACACGGGGAAACCACTTACAGCCAAACGGGTAACTATTGTGGCGAAACCGATCCCGATTTAACCACTGAAGGTTATCAAATGGCGGAGGCGTTTGCTAAAGCCTATTCTAGTCTCCAATGGGATGCGATCTATTGTAGCCCAATGAAACGAACGGTGGCGACGGCTAAACCGTTATGTGATGCGGTTGGCTTGGAAATGCAACAACGAGACGGTTTGAAGGAAATTCGTTATGGTGCGTGGGAGGCGAAAAGTAGCGACTGGGTAAAGGAACACTATAATGAAGATTATATTAATTGGCTGCGAGAACCGGCTTGGAATCCTCCCACAGATGGGGAAACTGCCGTCGAAATTGCTACTCGCGCTTCGGCGGTAATCAGTGAGATTCGATCGAAATACGCTCACGGTAATATTTTAATTGTTTCTCACAAGGCAACATTACGGATTATTGTTTGTAGTTTACTGGGAATTGATTTAGGACGATATCGCGATCGCATTGGCTTTTTAGCCGCTTCTTTGTGTTTGATTAAACTCGATCGACACGGACCTTTAATTGAAAGTTTAGGCGATCGATCGTTCATGGATCAAGCATTGCGCGATCGCGCGGGTAGTTAA
- a CDS encoding Rne/Rng family ribonuclease — MSKQIIIAEQHHTAAIFSENLIEEIVVATGNQQVGDIFLGVVENVIPGIDAAFVNIGDAERNGFIHVTDLGPLRLKRSAGAITELVAPQQKALVQVMKEPTGNKGPRLTGNISLPGRYLVLMPYGRGVNLSRRISKEGDRSRLRALGILIKPAGMGLLIRTEAEGQPEEAIIEDLELLKQQWESIQQGANTTRPPALLNRDDDFIQRVLRDIYTSDVNRIVVDSNIGVKRVKQQLASWNGGRSPNGVLVDHHRERQSILEYFRVNAAIREALKPRVDLPSGGYIIIEPTEALTVIDVNSGSFTRSATSRETVLWTNCEAAVEIARQLLLRKIGGVIIVDFIDMDSRQDQMKVLENFEQALKKDKARPQISQLSELGLIELTRKRQGQSLYEIFGQTCPTCAGLGHLAHLPGEHDPVPAVSATTIPSPSRVNVEETEEDSEFISPPADNSDLELMNHPSYQESSGDNVNRRRRRRTIDPPAKTESTPKPKLNNGAKGSNGDSESSQKNGKESKEIKTKTGGRPAQREEPKKKVAVEMTPLEQEMYALMGLSPLVRLDEEVDRRKTLVYAVSPGENGTTEQDSGTEIETKTPVESHPVESGEDEEQQEEVSTETEETETTPDSVPTPSETTASSVEETKTETSVASNTETEKEKETPSEPKVIRRRRRRSSAREN; from the coding sequence ATGTCAAAACAGATTATTATTGCCGAGCAACACCACACCGCCGCAATTTTTTCGGAAAATCTCATTGAAGAGATTGTCGTAGCTACGGGAAATCAACAAGTTGGTGATATTTTTCTCGGCGTTGTGGAAAATGTCATCCCTGGCATTGATGCGGCTTTCGTTAATATCGGAGATGCGGAACGGAATGGGTTTATCCATGTCACCGATTTGGGTCCCTTGCGTCTGAAACGCAGCGCTGGAGCAATTACAGAGTTAGTCGCTCCTCAGCAAAAGGCTTTAGTCCAAGTGATGAAAGAGCCGACGGGAAATAAAGGTCCCCGTTTGACGGGTAATATTAGTTTACCTGGACGCTATCTGGTGCTGATGCCTTATGGACGAGGAGTTAATCTCTCTCGACGAATTAGCAAAGAGGGCGATCGAAGCCGTTTGCGAGCGTTAGGGATTTTAATTAAACCCGCAGGAATGGGATTATTAATCCGCACGGAAGCGGAAGGACAACCCGAAGAAGCAATTATCGAAGATTTAGAACTTCTCAAACAACAGTGGGAGTCCATTCAACAAGGCGCGAATACTACTCGTCCCCCCGCATTATTAAATCGTGATGATGATTTCATTCAAAGAGTGTTAAGAGATATTTATACCAGTGATGTGAATCGAATTGTCGTTGATTCCAATATTGGGGTGAAACGAGTCAAACAACAACTTGCCAGTTGGAATGGCGGGCGATCGCCCAATGGGGTATTAGTGGATCATCATCGGGAAAGACAGTCAATTTTAGAGTATTTTCGCGTTAATGCGGCGATTCGAGAAGCACTCAAACCGAGAGTTGATCTCCCTTCTGGTGGTTATATCATCATTGAACCCACAGAAGCACTGACGGTAATTGATGTGAACTCTGGATCATTTACTCGATCGGCGACTTCCAGAGAAACCGTTTTATGGACAAATTGTGAAGCGGCGGTAGAAATTGCTCGTCAGTTGTTATTACGGAAAATTGGGGGGGTAATTATTGTTGATTTCATCGACATGGACTCCCGACAGGATCAAATGAAGGTATTAGAGAATTTTGAACAGGCTTTGAAAAAAGACAAGGCGCGTCCACAAATTTCTCAATTATCAGAATTAGGGTTGATTGAGTTGACTCGTAAGCGTCAAGGACAAAGTCTGTATGAGATTTTCGGACAAACTTGTCCCACTTGTGCGGGTTTAGGTCATTTGGCTCATTTACCAGGGGAACATGATCCTGTTCCTGCGGTTTCAGCGACAACGATTCCGTCGCCTTCGCGGGTGAATGTTGAGGAAACAGAGGAAGACTCTGAGTTCATCTCACCGCCAGCGGACAACTCTGATTTAGAGTTGATGAATCATCCCAGTTATCAAGAATCAAGCGGAGATAACGTCAACCGTCGTCGTCGTCGTCGCACGATCGATCCACCAGCGAAAACAGAATCAACGCCGAAACCAAAGCTGAATAATGGCGCGAAAGGGTCGAATGGTGACTCAGAGTCTAGCCAGAAAAACGGCAAAGAGAGTAAAGAGATTAAGACGAAAACAGGAGGACGACCGGCGCAACGGGAAGAACCGAAGAAGAAAGTTGCAGTGGAGATGACTCCTTTGGAACAGGAGATGTATGCGTTGATGGGATTGTCGCCATTGGTGCGATTAGATGAAGAGGTCGATCGACGCAAGACTTTGGTTTATGCGGTTTCCCCAGGAGAAAATGGCACAACGGAACAGGATTCGGGAACGGAAATAGAAACAAAAACGCCTGTGGAATCTCACCCCGTTGAAAGTGGAGAGGATGAGGAACAACAGGAAGAGGTTTCCACTGAGACAGAGGAAACAGAAACCACTCCCGATTCTGTTCCCACCCCTTCGGAAACAACAGCATCCAGTGTTGAGGAAACCAAAACTGAAACATCGGTAGCGTCAAACACGGAGACGGAGAAAGAGAAAGAAACGCCCTCCGAACCGAAAGTAATTCGCCGCCGTCGTCGTCGTTCTTCTGCGAGAGAAAACTAA
- a CDS encoding B12-binding domain-containing radical SAM protein, translating into MRVLLVYPRFPKSFWSFEEAIALVGRKAFLPPLGLITVAAILPQEWEFKLVDCNVREVTTDEWEWADLVILSAMIVQKEDFNTQIQTAKRYGKPVAVGGPYATALPHEAEATGADYLVLDEGEITLPMFVEALERGETSGKFRADEKPDVTQTPIPRYDLLELEAYDNMSAQFSRGCPFQCEFCDIIVLYGRKPRTKTPAQLIAELDRLYELGWRRSIFVVDDNFIGNKRNVKLLLRELKVWMAEKNYPFTLNTEASVDLAQDPELMDLMVEANFNSVFLGIETPDEDSLVLTKKHQNTRDPLSEAVKTIMRHGLRVTAGFIIGFDGEKPQAGDRIIEFVENTSITLAMFSMLQALPDTALWHRLQKEGRLLDQGANINQTTLMNFTPTRPIEEIATEYVRAFWELYDPQNYLDRAYNQYLMIGEPKHDRPSRQIDRTTLRAMLLIFWRQGIVRKTRWTFWRYLFHMYRAKPKLWGSYLSMCALGEHFLAYRELVRDKIEAQLEAYLQAKANQETSEHTSEKREVATSAADPQ; encoded by the coding sequence ATGCGTGTTTTACTCGTTTATCCCCGTTTTCCCAAAAGTTTCTGGTCATTTGAAGAGGCGATCGCATTAGTGGGACGTAAAGCCTTTTTACCACCATTAGGATTAATCACCGTCGCCGCCATCCTTCCCCAAGAGTGGGAATTTAAATTAGTCGATTGTAACGTGCGCGAAGTCACTACCGATGAGTGGGAATGGGCGGATTTAGTCATTCTTTCGGCGATGATTGTGCAAAAAGAAGACTTTAACACCCAAATCCAAACCGCTAAACGATACGGAAAACCCGTCGCGGTGGGAGGTCCCTATGCCACCGCTTTACCCCACGAAGCCGAAGCCACTGGTGCTGATTATCTCGTTCTAGATGAGGGAGAAATTACACTTCCGATGTTTGTTGAAGCACTAGAAAGAGGAGAAACCAGTGGTAAATTCCGCGCTGATGAGAAACCCGATGTAACGCAAACGCCGATTCCTCGCTATGATTTATTAGAGCTTGAAGCCTATGACAATATGTCAGCGCAGTTTTCTCGCGGTTGTCCCTTCCAGTGTGAATTTTGCGATATTATCGTCCTCTATGGACGTAAACCACGGACGAAAACCCCCGCGCAATTGATCGCAGAATTAGATCGACTGTATGAGTTGGGATGGAGAAGAAGCATCTTTGTTGTTGATGATAATTTCATTGGTAACAAACGCAATGTGAAGCTATTGTTGCGAGAATTAAAAGTCTGGATGGCGGAGAAAAATTATCCGTTTACACTCAACACGGAAGCCTCTGTGGATTTGGCGCAAGACCCAGAATTGATGGATTTGATGGTAGAAGCGAATTTTAATTCTGTCTTCTTGGGAATTGAAACCCCAGATGAAGACAGTTTAGTTTTAACCAAGAAACATCAAAATACTCGTGATCCCCTTTCGGAAGCGGTGAAAACAATTATGCGTCACGGGTTGCGGGTGACAGCGGGCTTTATCATTGGCTTTGATGGAGAAAAACCGCAAGCGGGCGATCGCATCATTGAATTTGTGGAAAATACCTCCATTACCCTCGCGATGTTCAGTATGTTACAGGCGCTTCCTGATACTGCATTATGGCATCGGTTACAAAAAGAAGGACGACTGTTAGATCAAGGGGCGAATATTAATCAAACCACTCTGATGAATTTTACCCCCACTCGTCCCATTGAAGAAATTGCTACAGAGTATGTTCGCGCTTTTTGGGAATTATATGATCCGCAAAATTACCTCGATCGCGCTTATAATCAGTATTTAATGATTGGTGAACCGAAACACGATCGCCCCTCCCGTCAAATCGATCGCACCACCCTCCGCGCCATGTTACTAATTTTCTGGCGACAGGGAATCGTCCGTAAAACGCGCTGGACATTTTGGCGCTATCTGTTCCATATGTACCGCGCTAAACCGAAATTATGGGGAAGTTACCTCTCCATGTGTGCTTTAGGAGAACATTTCTTAGCCTATCGGGAATTAGTGCGAGATAAAATTGAAGCGCAACTCGAAGCCTATTTACAAGCCAAAGCAAATCAGGAAACCTCAGAACACACCTCGGAAAAACGAGAAGTTGCGACTTCTGCTGCTGATCCTCAATAA
- a CDS encoding tetratricopeptide repeat protein: MKNVPLFKGIIISLGVSLSLVSLTPVIAQTPFKNPLQVEKFDDPLLPDPPVIRPLSPLEKFRLEEALNKLNEQAKQVYQQGKVEEAFTIWYRELRLRQKLDRVKEIKALGSVGEIAWSENRSQDFRNIRERLREIETEAQANNQQNWLEVIAKSYERMRELDGAIALYQVLLETSANPNKILEKIAQLHQSQFHYQKAANTYEKLLQKTENDDLAQIQYLKKLSQLYEEAENYNKGSEVKQRLIALYQQQNNSQPLPNLMVSLGKNYEQMEAFDRASEIYQEAFQLAWSQQKYSIASEALLSLGQLYQNDGNLETTLDIYEQLLIVQERSYDHYGLMMTYDKMGAIYRQRGEQQQALIAYEKALKLARSLGYQENYFQNQVNQIKS; the protein is encoded by the coding sequence ATGAAAAATGTGCCATTATTTAAGGGAATAATAATCAGTTTAGGAGTGAGTCTCTCCCTAGTTTCCTTAACTCCAGTGATTGCTCAAACTCCCTTTAAAAATCCTTTACAAGTCGAAAAGTTTGATGATCCGTTACTTCCTGATCCGCCTGTAATTCGTCCCCTTAGTCCGTTAGAAAAGTTTAGGTTAGAGGAAGCGTTAAACAAACTCAATGAGCAAGCAAAACAGGTTTATCAACAAGGAAAGGTAGAGGAAGCGTTTACGATTTGGTATCGAGAGTTAAGATTACGTCAGAAGCTCGATCGAGTCAAGGAAATCAAAGCATTAGGAAGCGTGGGAGAAATTGCTTGGTCAGAAAATCGCTCTCAAGATTTCCGCAATATTCGAGAGCGTTTACGAGAAATTGAAACGGAAGCTCAAGCAAATAATCAGCAAAATTGGTTAGAAGTAATTGCCAAAAGTTATGAAAGAATGCGAGAATTAGACGGCGCGATCGCGCTGTATCAAGTATTATTAGAAACCAGTGCTAATCCCAATAAAATTCTCGAAAAAATTGCACAGCTTCATCAATCTCAGTTTCATTACCAAAAAGCAGCGAATACTTACGAGAAACTATTACAGAAAACGGAAAATGATGATCTCGCTCAAATTCAATACTTAAAAAAACTCAGTCAGCTTTATGAAGAAGCAGAGAATTACAACAAAGGAAGCGAAGTTAAACAGCGTTTAATCGCACTTTATCAACAGCAAAATAACTCGCAACCCTTACCGAATTTAATGGTTTCACTTGGGAAAAACTATGAGCAAATGGAAGCGTTCGATCGAGCCAGTGAAATCTATCAAGAAGCCTTTCAGTTAGCTTGGTCACAACAAAAATACTCGATCGCATCAGAAGCACTTTTAAGCTTAGGACAACTCTATCAAAATGACGGTAATCTGGAAACCACTCTCGATATTTATGAACAATTATTAATCGTCCAAGAGCGATCCTATGACCATTACGGTTTAATGATGACTTATGACAAAATGGGAGCAATTTATCGCCAACGGGGTGAACAACAGCAAGCGCTGATTGCTTATGAAAAAGCGCTAAAACTCGCTCGCTCTTTAGGTTATCAAGAAAACTACTTCCAAAACCAAGTCAATCAAATTAAATCTTAA
- the cofH gene encoding 7,8-didemethyl-8-hydroxy-5-deazariboflavin synthase subunit CofH, with product MISKELDTILKRARNQEQISLREGELLLRQTDESARKAIKETANLLRQKQVGETVTYVVNRNINFTNICEQHCSFCAFRRDTDTEGSYWLSFEEILGKSKNAVERGATEICMQGGLNPLARINGSTLAYYQQLVKTIKEAFPQLHFHGFSPQEIQFISREDGINYETVIAELKAVGLGSMPGTAAEILDDRARKIICPEKLDSQTWLEIISTAHRLGVPTTSTMLSGHIETHQQQIYHLEQLRSLQETAIRSNYSACITEFILLPFVGQEAPQPLRKRVGRDQPIPEDALLLTAVARIYLGKWIPNHQPSWVKLGLKVAQEALNCGCNDLGGTLMEEHITTMAGAQGGTCLEVADLQGAINQINRPYQERNTLYQPIPKPVLSDV from the coding sequence GTGATTTCTAAAGAACTGGATACAATTCTCAAACGAGCGCGAAATCAAGAACAAATTTCCCTCCGAGAGGGAGAGTTATTGTTGCGTCAAACCGATGAATCTGCAAGAAAAGCGATTAAAGAAACAGCGAATTTGCTGCGCCAAAAACAGGTGGGAGAAACGGTAACTTATGTGGTGAATCGCAATATTAATTTTACGAATATTTGTGAGCAGCATTGTAGTTTTTGTGCGTTTCGTCGTGATACAGATACGGAAGGATCATATTGGTTGAGTTTTGAGGAAATTTTAGGAAAGTCTAAAAATGCAGTGGAACGCGGCGCAACAGAAATTTGTATGCAAGGAGGATTAAACCCGTTAGCGAGAATTAATGGCTCGACTTTAGCTTATTATCAGCAATTGGTGAAGACAATTAAAGAAGCATTTCCCCAACTTCATTTTCATGGATTTTCCCCACAAGAAATTCAATTTATTTCTAGGGAAGATGGGATTAATTATGAAACTGTGATTGCAGAATTAAAAGCAGTTGGATTGGGATCAATGCCTGGAACCGCTGCGGAAATTTTAGACGATCGCGCTCGCAAAATCATTTGTCCAGAAAAACTAGACAGTCAAACTTGGTTAGAAATTATCAGCACCGCTCATCGTTTGGGAGTCCCTACGACTAGCACCATGTTGTCGGGACATATTGAAACCCATCAACAACAAATCTACCATTTAGAACAGCTTCGATCGCTCCAAGAAACCGCAATTCGATCGAATTATTCCGCTTGCATTACCGAATTTATTTTACTACCATTTGTGGGACAAGAAGCACCGCAACCATTGCGAAAAAGAGTCGGAAGAGATCAACCGATTCCAGAAGATGCGCTATTGTTAACCGCAGTAGCTAGAATTTACTTAGGAAAATGGATTCCGAATCATCAACCGAGTTGGGTTAAACTAGGTCTGAAAGTGGCACAAGAGGCGTTAAATTGTGGATGTAATGACTTGGGGGGAACACTCATGGAAGAACATATTACCACCATGGCAGGAGCGCAAGGGGGAACTTGTTTAGAGGTTGCTGATCTCCAAGGCGCAATTAATCAAATTAATCGTCCTTATCAAGAGCGTAACACCCTTTATCAACCCATCCCGAAACCAGTTTTGTCTGATGTATAA
- a CDS encoding DUF3318 domain-containing protein, whose protein sequence is MYPDQDEVRRLIDLMPASGRMYTKIIPKPQQSRLIETPFPQPWQQGAKPIYINFDLWQELSREERDLALLRSVCWLTGIKWFKPDLYQGVVVAGIISAGVEVAQGDVIGLLVSGGLAVLAGSQIWRKTRSVQTELDADEVALRVAQRRGYDPTTAAQALLSSIEKIAEIEGRNALSFSELIRLQNLRKLAGESPVSVPEDVKKQF, encoded by the coding sequence ATGTACCCAGATCAAGATGAAGTTCGTCGCTTAATCGACTTGATGCCTGCTTCGGGGCGAATGTACACTAAAATTATCCCGAAACCTCAACAATCTCGTCTCATTGAGACTCCTTTTCCTCAACCTTGGCAACAAGGCGCAAAACCAATTTATATTAACTTTGACCTTTGGCAGGAACTCTCACGGGAAGAGCGTGATTTAGCGTTGCTTCGATCGGTGTGTTGGTTAACAGGAATTAAATGGTTTAAACCTGATCTTTATCAAGGCGTTGTAGTCGCTGGTATAATTAGTGCGGGAGTGGAAGTAGCGCAAGGAGATGTGATTGGTCTTCTTGTCAGTGGCGGTTTAGCGGTTTTAGCTGGAAGCCAAATTTGGCGCAAAACTCGCAGTGTGCAAACGGAATTAGATGCGGATGAGGTGGCGTTGAGAGTCGCCCAAAGGCGCGGTTATGATCCCACGACAGCCGCCCAAGCATTGTTAAGCAGCATTGAAAAAATAGCAGAAATTGAAGGACGAAATGCGCTTAGTTTCTCTGAGTTAATCCGACTCCAAAATTTACGGAAACTCGCGGGTGAATCGCCAGTGAGTGTTCCCGAAGATGTCAAAAAACAGTTCTAA
- a CDS encoding HepT-like ribonuclease domain-containing protein has product MSRNWQQRIQDIQSAIAKIQNYTEQLTFDEFQNQPAIVDAVLYNFTIIGEAARTIPEDIQIRYPEVPWQDMKALRNWMVHEYFRVSYEIIWDTIQYDLDQLIPQLKRVLETESN; this is encoded by the coding sequence ATGTCTAGAAATTGGCAGCAACGGATTCAAGACATTCAAAGCGCGATCGCGAAAATTCAAAACTATACCGAGCAATTAACATTTGATGAATTTCAAAATCAGCCTGCCATTGTCGATGCTGTTCTCTACAACTTTACTATTATTGGAGAAGCAGCGAGAACAATTCCTGAAGACATCCAAATTCGTTATCCAGAAGTGCCTTGGCAAGATATGAAAGCACTTCGGAATTGGATGGTACATGAGTATTTTAGGGTTAGTTACGAAATTATCTGGGATACGATTCAGTACGATTTAGACCAACTAATTCCGCAGTTAAAGCGAGTTTTAGAAACTGAATCCAATTAA
- a CDS encoding nucleotidyltransferase family protein — protein sequence MKQEKVLSKLEQQQEELKQLGVKSLYLFGSVARDEATQESDADFLVEVERPAGLFKFSRIERYLEKQLGCSVDLGTLESLREHCRQPVFKDLIRIF from the coding sequence GTGAAACAAGAGAAAGTTTTATCAAAATTGGAACAACAGCAAGAAGAACTGAAACAACTGGGTGTTAAATCGTTATACTTATTTGGCTCGGTTGCTCGTGATGAAGCAACTCAAGAGAGTGATGCTGATTTTCTGGTGGAAGTTGAAAGACCAGCAGGTTTATTTAAATTTTCACGAATTGAACGTTATTTGGAAAAGCAATTAGGGTGTTCTGTTGATTTAGGCACTCTGGAATCATTACGGGAACATTGTCGCCAACCAGTCTTTAAAGATTTAATTCGTATTTTTTAA
- a CDS encoding DUF2330 domain-containing protein produces MQKLKFLNCKLIVGIISAIVVFLINPTSAFAFCGFYVAQADGDLYNQASQVIIARDGERTVLTMANDYQGEIENFALVVPVPVVLKEEQVQVQTPKIIKRIDSFSAPRLVEYFDDNPCRPERPIALELPQAATPESSRSAGTGADSLGVTVEEEFDVGEYSIVILSATESQGLETWLKRNNYNIPDGASQLLQPYIRQNLKFFVAKVNLEEYNPEEFSSLRPLQMAYESPRFMLPIRLGTLNAQGDQDLLVYLLSPQGQAEVTNYKTVKIPSNVDIPVYIKEKEKFPDFYQSMFAKSWEENNGKTVFLEYAWDMGKCDPCSAQPLNQEELKQAGVFWENNSVFITRLHLRYNRNLYPQDLRFQETPNRQFFQGRYVIRHPYEGETNCSEAREYYKRVRDRQQRNAERLSQLTGWELEDIKNTIDFVEIEGKETTPWWQRIFD; encoded by the coding sequence ATGCAGAAACTCAAATTTCTTAACTGTAAATTAATTGTTGGCATCATCAGCGCGATCGTCGTTTTTTTAATTAACCCAACATCTGCATTCGCATTTTGTGGATTTTATGTCGCACAAGCTGACGGCGATTTGTATAACCAAGCCTCACAAGTGATTATTGCTAGAGATGGGGAAAGAACCGTTTTAACCATGGCGAATGACTATCAGGGAGAAATCGAAAATTTTGCCCTAGTTGTTCCCGTTCCTGTTGTGTTAAAAGAAGAACAAGTACAAGTTCAAACCCCAAAAATAATTAAACGGATTGATAGTTTTAGCGCCCCTCGTTTAGTAGAATATTTTGATGATAATCCTTGTCGTCCAGAACGCCCGATCGCGCTAGAATTACCACAAGCCGCTACACCAGAAAGCAGTAGAAGTGCGGGAACAGGGGCTGATTCTTTAGGAGTAACAGTAGAAGAAGAATTTGATGTAGGAGAATATTCGATCGTCATTCTCAGCGCAACAGAATCTCAAGGTTTAGAAACTTGGTTAAAGAGAAATAACTACAATATTCCTGATGGTGCGAGTCAATTATTACAGCCTTACATTCGTCAAAATCTGAAATTTTTCGTCGCCAAAGTCAACCTAGAAGAATATAATCCTGAAGAGTTTTCCTCATTACGTCCATTACAAATGGCTTATGAATCTCCTCGGTTTATGTTACCCATTCGTTTAGGAACATTAAACGCACAGGGAGATCAAGACTTACTGGTTTATCTTCTTTCTCCCCAAGGTCAAGCCGAAGTGACGAATTATAAAACCGTGAAAATTCCTTCTAATGTGGACATTCCCGTTTACATTAAAGAGAAAGAGAAATTTCCCGACTTTTATCAGTCCATGTTTGCGAAAAGTTGGGAAGAAAATAACGGTAAAACCGTCTTTTTAGAATATGCTTGGGACATGGGAAAATGTGATCCTTGTTCCGCACAACCCCTGAATCAAGAAGAATTAAAACAAGCGGGTGTCTTTTGGGAAAATAATTCAGTTTTTATTACTCGTCTTCATCTGCGTTATAACCGCAATCTTTACCCGCAAGATTTACGCTTTCAAGAAACACCCAACCGACAATTTTTCCAAGGACGTTATGTGATTCGTCATCCTTATGAGGGAGAAACTAATTGTAGTGAAGCTAGAGAGTATTATAAACGAGTGCGCGATCGGCAACAACGGAACGCAGAAAGACTTTCTCAGTTAACGGGTTGGGAATTAGAAGACATTAAAAATACGATTGATTTTGTGGAAATTGAAGGGAAGGAAACGACTCCTTGGTGGCAAAGAATTTTTGATTAA
- a CDS encoding RnfABCDGE type electron transport complex subunit D, translating into MKVISNVKIELRDIQAIALSWFLALGLLSQNFDMAIDVPIILISIISCLTTQILADLLIKKQEKLDLISRSAIITSLGLCLLLRTHSALIMALAAACGILSKFLIRYRGKHLFNPANFGIIIVLCCTNQAWVSPGQWGESFSLALLFVGVGGLILSWLGRWETTVVFLLVYSLGIAFRNVWLGFEFEILWHELNSGSLLLFAFFMLSDPRSIPDGKVGRIIWSATIALFTLILKYQFFLATAPFFALFFCSILTPLFDYFWQGKRFNWRETTYYLGGKNHAETQIS; encoded by the coding sequence ATGAAAGTAATCTCCAACGTCAAAATTGAATTACGCGATATACAAGCGATCGCCTTAAGCTGGTTTTTGGCTTTAGGTTTACTCAGTCAAAATTTCGACATGGCGATCGATGTTCCGATTATTCTTATTAGTATAATCTCCTGCTTAACTACACAAATTTTAGCAGACTTATTGATTAAAAAGCAAGAAAAATTAGACTTAATTTCCCGTAGCGCTATCATTACCAGTCTCGGATTATGTTTGCTTTTACGCACTCATTCCGCATTAATAATGGCATTAGCGGCGGCTTGTGGGATTCTCAGTAAATTTTTAATTCGATATCGCGGGAAACATTTATTTAATCCTGCCAACTTTGGGATTATTATTGTTTTATGTTGTACCAATCAAGCATGGGTATCCCCTGGACAATGGGGAGAATCTTTTTCCTTAGCCTTATTATTTGTCGGTGTCGGAGGCTTAATTTTAAGTTGGTTAGGACGTTGGGAAACCACCGTTGTTTTCCTGCTTGTGTATAGTTTAGGAATTGCTTTCCGAAATGTTTGGTTAGGGTTTGAATTTGAGATTTTATGGCATGAATTAAATAGTGGTAGTTTGTTATTATTTGCCTTTTTTATGCTGAGTGATCCTCGTTCAATTCCTGATGGGAAAGTGGGAAGGATAATTTGGTCAGCAACGATCGCGCTTTTTACTTTAATTCTAAAATATCAATTTTTCTTAGCAACTGCTCCTTTCTTTGCTCTATTTTTCTGCTCGATTTTAACCCCATTATTTGATTACTTCTGGCAAGGAAAACGCTTTAATTGGAGAGAAACGACTTATTATTTGGGAGGAAAAAACCATGCAGAAACTCAAATTTCTTAA